In Clostridium sporogenes, one genomic interval encodes:
- a CDS encoding ABC transporter permease, translated as MGLFNIAFKNVKRNFKNYAMYLTPMIFSVLIYSMFKAIEYNNQIADVANGMKTVSKSFSGASAIIALFVFIFIWYSNSFFIKKRKKEMGLYSILGIKKKSIAAMMFYETMTMGIIALVIGIFIGAFFSKGFILVFLKLIDAENIINTGFSIKALVSTIKTFILIYFVVSISGSSIIYRYELIDLFTAESKREKEPKASKIKVALSLIFLLGGYGLYIISKGKSLGSVAMITLTTVVIGTYLFFSSFTVYYLKVKRNNKKNHFKELNMISNSQLLYRIKGNSRTLATIAILIATTLTASGASISFYKYFSANMDKDMPFDYVVKVENNKVINDIDKLIKNNSKNKLKEKIDITVLQYENKNSNIYDGKSILSEKDFNKIAKAKNIEVKDKINSPKEAYYFPRFLDKKNRIPNVNIGKENFKVVHSEERSLANMMVLDNVLIVRDEEFIKLQNQLKKEKYALYLVQNHNRSGKLTKDFNSIITNYEKSKNNPKHRLVNSNYYENYRENVSSSGTMLFIGCFVGLVFLVCTASIIFFKQLSEAMEEKYRYKILRNIGVRNKELKSSIYKQMAFIFFAPLIVGIAHGGVALSIFGEFLNLGTLTPITMVAIPYTIVYLIYYFLTVQFYYKVIS; from the coding sequence ATGGGCTTATTTAATATAGCCTTTAAAAATGTAAAAAGAAATTTTAAGAATTATGCTATGTATTTAACACCTATGATATTCTCCGTACTTATATACTCTATGTTTAAAGCTATTGAATATAATAATCAAATTGCAGATGTAGCAAATGGAATGAAGACTGTAAGCAAATCTTTTTCAGGAGCATCAGCTATAATTGCTTTGTTCGTTTTTATATTTATATGGTATTCAAATTCATTTTTTATTAAAAAGAGAAAAAAAGAAATGGGCTTATACTCCATTTTAGGGATAAAGAAGAAAAGCATAGCGGCTATGATGTTTTATGAAACTATGACCATGGGAATTATAGCTTTAGTTATAGGAATTTTTATAGGAGCTTTTTTCTCTAAAGGTTTTATATTAGTTTTTTTAAAGCTTATAGATGCAGAAAATATTATAAATACAGGGTTTTCAATTAAAGCTTTAGTTTCCACAATAAAAACTTTTATATTAATATATTTTGTAGTTTCTATAAGTGGATCTAGTATTATATATAGATATGAATTAATAGACTTATTTACAGCAGAAAGTAAGAGAGAAAAAGAACCTAAAGCTTCAAAGATAAAGGTTGCTTTATCTTTAATATTCTTATTGGGTGGATATGGTTTGTATATTATTAGCAAAGGTAAAAGTTTAGGATCAGTTGCTATGATTACATTAACTACAGTAGTAATAGGAACCTATTTGTTTTTTAGTTCTTTTACAGTATATTATTTAAAAGTAAAAAGAAATAATAAGAAAAATCATTTTAAAGAACTAAATATGATTTCAAATTCTCAACTTTTATATAGAATAAAAGGGAATTCTAGAACCTTAGCTACTATAGCTATACTTATAGCCACTACTCTTACAGCTTCAGGAGCTAGTATAAGTTTTTATAAATATTTTTCAGCTAACATGGATAAAGATATGCCCTTTGATTATGTGGTAAAAGTAGAAAATAATAAAGTTATAAATGATATAGACAAGCTTATAAAAAATAATAGTAAAAATAAATTAAAGGAAAAAATAGATATTACAGTGCTGCAGTATGAAAATAAAAATAGTAATATTTATGATGGTAAGTCTATTTTATCAGAAAAGGATTTTAACAAAATAGCTAAAGCTAAGAATATTGAAGTTAAAGATAAAATAAATTCACCAAAAGAAGCTTATTATTTTCCAAGATTTCTTGATAAAAAAAATAGAATTCCCAATGTTAATATAGGTAAAGAAAATTTTAAAGTAGTGCATTCAGAAGAAAGATCATTAGCTAATATGATGGTTTTAGATAATGTATTGATAGTTAGGGACGAGGAATTCATAAAGCTACAAAATCAATTAAAGAAGGAAAAATATGCGCTTTATTTAGTACAAAATCATAATAGGAGTGGGAAACTAACAAAGGATTTTAATAGCATAATAACAAACTATGAAAAATCTAAAAATAATCCAAAGCATAGATTGGTTAACTCTAATTACTATGAAAATTATAGAGAAAATGTATCTTCATCTGGAACTATGCTATTTATAGGATGCTTTGTAGGATTAGTTTTTTTAGTATGTACGGCAAGTATAATATTCTTTAAACAACTTTCAGAGGCTATGGAGGAAAAATATAGATATAAAATATTAAGAAACATAGGGGTAAGGAATAAAGAACTTAAATCTTCCATATATAAGCAAATGGCATTTATATTCTTTGCTCCATTAATAGTAGGTATAGCTCATGGAGGAGTAGCTTTATCAATATTTGGTGAGTTCTTAAACTTAGGTACATTAACGCCAATAACAATGGTAGCTATACCATATACAATTGTATATTTAATCTATTATTTTTTAACAGTACAATTTTATTACAAAGTAATATCATAA
- a CDS encoding peptide-methionine (S)-S-oxide reductase: MLDKSHIKKAYFSMGCFWSVEALFDSLDGVIKTYVGYTGGSTLFPTYNSIGDHLETVEIYYDSSKITFGNLLMVFEKNHNYTTRPNLLQYNSAILYNNENEKELCLNWKKSKEEELKKEVLTKISPIEKFYYGEFYHQKYYVQLEPVIMSNLRSKFSTGNDLISSPLCHKLNAYLAGYSSLKNLNKEIKDFNLSKDAKNRLLSIVEGFNHTK; this comes from the coding sequence ATGTTAGATAAAAGTCATATAAAAAAAGCTTATTTTTCTATGGGTTGCTTTTGGTCAGTGGAAGCTTTATTTGATTCTTTGGATGGTGTCATTAAAACCTATGTTGGATATACTGGTGGAAGCACACTATTTCCTACCTATAACAGTATAGGAGATCATTTAGAAACTGTAGAAATATACTATGACTCTAGTAAAATAACCTTTGGAAATCTACTAATGGTTTTTGAAAAAAATCATAACTATACTACAAGACCTAATTTATTACAATATAATTCCGCTATTTTATATAATAATGAAAATGAAAAAGAGCTTTGTTTAAACTGGAAGAAGAGTAAAGAGGAAGAATTAAAGAAAGAAGTTTTAACTAAAATTTCTCCTATAGAAAAGTTTTATTATGGAGAATTTTATCATCAAAAATATTATGTTCAATTGGAACCTGTAATTATGTCTAATTTAAGATCTAAATTTTCTACTGGTAATGATCTAATCTCTTCTCCTTTATGTCATAAATTAAATGCTTACTTAGCGGGCTACAGCTCTCTAAAAAATCTAAATAAAGAGATTAAAGATTTTAATCTTTCAAAGGATGCTAAAAACAGATTATTGTCTATTGTAGAAGGTTTTAACCATACTAAATAA
- a CDS encoding cold-shock protein — protein MKTGTVKWFNSEKGFGFIEVEGEKDVFVHFSAIQGDEPRKNLEEGQKVEFEVEEGQKGPQAANVIKL, from the coding sequence ATGAAAACTGGAACAGTAAAATGGTTTAACTCAGAAAAAGGATTTGGATTTATAGAAGTAGAAGGTGAAAAAGACGTATTCGTTCACTTCTCAGCAATCCAAGGAGATGAGCCAAGAAAAAACCTTGAAGAAGGACAAAAAGTTGAATTCGAAGTAGAAGAAGGTCAAAAAGGTCCTCAAGCTGCTAATGTTATAAAGCTATAA
- a CDS encoding ABC transporter ATP-binding protein — MKEILKAINVTKVYGEKRNIYQALNGIDMKVFEGEFVGVMGPSGAGKSTLLNIISTIDKPTGGKILIDGDDITRLKGDKLSDFRRDKLGFIFQDFNLLDTLTVKENIALPLSLSKVSYRKIDKKVIEITEKLNIKDLLNKYPYEISGGQKQRVAAARALINKPALILADEPTGALDSKSSKELLETLNLLNEKDKSTIMIVTHDAFAASYCSRVIFIKDGKLYKEIENNLSRKDFFREILDVTSMLGGENNGLI, encoded by the coding sequence ATGAAGGAAATACTGAAAGCTATAAATGTAACAAAAGTATATGGAGAAAAGAGAAATATATATCAAGCATTAAATGGCATAGATATGAAAGTTTTTGAAGGAGAGTTTGTTGGAGTTATGGGACCCTCAGGGGCAGGAAAATCTACATTATTAAATATAATATCAACAATTGATAAACCTACAGGAGGAAAAATTTTAATAGATGGTGATGATATAACAAGGCTAAAGGGAGATAAACTATCAGATTTTAGAAGGGATAAATTAGGATTTATATTTCAAGATTTTAATTTATTAGATACATTAACTGTTAAAGAGAATATTGCATTGCCCCTTAGCTTATCAAAAGTATCTTATAGAAAAATAGATAAAAAAGTAATAGAAATAACAGAAAAGTTAAATATAAAAGACTTATTAAATAAATATCCTTATGAAATATCAGGAGGACAAAAACAAAGGGTAGCAGCAGCTAGGGCTTTAATTAATAAACCAGCATTAATATTAGCAGATGAACCTACAGGAGCATTGGATTCTAAATCCTCAAAGGAGTTACTAGAAACTCTTAATTTATTAAATGAGAAAGATAAATCAACTATAATGATAGTTACCCATGATGCTTTTGCTGCATCCTATTGTAGTAGAGTTATATTTATAAAAGATGGAAAATTATATAAGGAAATAGAAAATAATTTAAGTAGAAAAGACTTTTTCAGAGAAATATTAGATGTAACATCTATGCTAGGGGGAGAAAATAATGGGCTTATTTAA
- a CDS encoding aminoacyl-histidine dipeptidase yields MYQRIDDLICNKVFKYFKDISNVPRESGNEKKISDYLFNFAKERNLWVIQDEYLNIIIKKKATKGYEKAPTIIFQAHMDMVCEKIKEKVHDFKKDPIEFKIEVDMIYAKDTTLGADDGIGLAYMLAILDSNDISHPNLEMLFTTEEETTMIGALNVDHNLFEGRILINIDSEEEGKILVSSAGGVDIKHNIPIKWENTKENLQVFNIVVEDLKGGHSGLDIHKERGNAIKILGRILKDLSYNMEYSLAFIQGGSKTNNIPVNAEAKILIEKSYENELKEFIKFSNNTLKEELYLKDDNVNIKLKDPIDNTDKIISEESKKLILNSILITPNGVESMVANIEGLVESSVNLGTISVDHSKAILESGIRSSNKTLKHKIVEKIKALGEVTNSQIICHGDYPEWPYDEKSEVLSLSRKVFKKLYGKEAEIIAYHCGIECGVLKNKIKGLQCISIGPNIFEIHTPKEHLSISSAERTFQYILEILKEFNNF; encoded by the coding sequence ATGTACCAAAGAATAGATGATTTAATTTGCAATAAAGTTTTTAAATATTTTAAGGACATAAGTAATGTACCTAGAGAATCAGGAAATGAAAAGAAAATTAGTGATTATCTCTTTAATTTTGCAAAAGAAAGAAATTTATGGGTTATTCAAGATGAATATTTAAATATAATTATAAAAAAGAAAGCTACAAAGGGATATGAAAAAGCACCTACTATTATATTTCAGGCACATATGGACATGGTCTGTGAAAAGATTAAGGAAAAAGTACATGACTTTAAAAAGGATCCCATAGAATTTAAAATAGAAGTGGATATGATTTATGCAAAGGATACAACTTTAGGAGCTGATGATGGAATTGGATTAGCTTATATGTTAGCTATATTAGATTCCAATGATATTAGTCATCCCAATCTTGAAATGCTATTTACTACTGAAGAAGAAACTACCATGATAGGAGCATTAAATGTTGATCATAATTTGTTTGAAGGTAGAATTCTTATAAATATAGATTCAGAAGAAGAAGGAAAAATTTTAGTAAGTAGTGCTGGAGGAGTAGATATTAAACATAATATACCTATAAAATGGGAAAATACAAAAGAAAATTTACAAGTTTTTAATATAGTAGTAGAAGATTTAAAAGGGGGACATTCAGGACTTGACATCCATAAAGAAAGAGGAAATGCTATTAAAATATTAGGAAGAATACTAAAGGATTTAAGTTATAATATGGAATATTCTTTAGCTTTTATACAGGGTGGAAGCAAAACTAATAATATTCCTGTAAATGCTGAGGCTAAAATTTTAATAGAAAAAAGTTATGAAAATGAATTAAAGGAATTTATAAAATTTTCGAATAATACATTAAAAGAGGAGTTATATCTAAAAGATGATAATGTAAACATAAAGTTGAAAGATCCTATTGATAATACAGATAAAATTATTTCGGAGGAAAGCAAAAAGTTAATTTTAAATTCTATATTGATTACTCCAAATGGTGTAGAATCAATGGTAGCTAATATAGAAGGATTAGTAGAAAGCTCTGTAAATTTGGGGACTATTTCAGTAGATCATAGTAAAGCTATATTAGAAAGCGGAATTAGAAGTTCAAATAAGACTTTAAAACATAAAATAGTAGAAAAAATAAAAGCATTAGGAGAGGTTACAAATTCACAAATTATTTGCCACGGAGATTATCCAGAATGGCCCTATGATGAAAAATCAGAAGTACTTTCTCTAAGTAGAAAAGTGTTTAAAAAATTATATGGTAAAGAGGCAGAAATTATAGCATATCATTGTGGTATTGAATGTGGAGTGCTTAAAAATAAAATAAAAGGATTACAGTGCATATCTATAGGTCCTAATATTTTTGAAATACATACACCTAAAGAACATTTAAGTATAAGTTCTGCGGAAAGAACTTTTCAATACATATTAGAAATATTAAAGGAATTTAATAATTTTTAG
- a CDS encoding pyridoxamine kinase produces the protein MKVNTKKVAAIHDISGYGRASLTTVIPIISLMGTQVCPIPTAVLSTHTGGFGNPEIIDLTDNLQAYIDHWKSLNLDFNCIYSGYLGSVHQINIISNFIKYFKKKDTLVVIDPVMGDDCELYSAIDYEMVHKMREFIKLAHVITPNYTEACYLLNKDCSKCKISEKEVKEMLINLSDIGPENVIITSVPLYDNIIATVSYNKVKNEFYITKTEKLNVNYPGTGDAFTSVVVGSLLKGENIKTAVDKAVDFIKYGIEISLKYDYNQRDGILLEKALKKLI, from the coding sequence ATGAAAGTAAATACAAAAAAAGTAGCGGCTATACATGATATATCTGGTTATGGGAGAGCATCTTTGACCACAGTAATACCTATAATATCTCTTATGGGTACACAGGTATGTCCAATTCCCACGGCGGTTTTGTCTACTCATACAGGGGGATTTGGTAATCCTGAAATAATAGATTTAACAGATAATTTACAAGCTTATATAGATCATTGGAAAAGCTTAAATTTAGATTTTAATTGCATATATAGTGGATATTTAGGGTCAGTGCATCAAATAAATATAATATCAAATTTTATAAAGTATTTTAAGAAAAAAGATACATTGGTAGTTATAGATCCAGTAATGGGAGACGATTGTGAGCTTTATTCTGCTATAGATTATGAAATGGTACATAAAATGAGAGAATTTATAAAATTAGCTCATGTTATAACGCCAAACTATACTGAAGCCTGCTATCTTTTAAATAAAGATTGCTCTAAATGTAAAATTTCTGAAAAAGAAGTTAAAGAAATGCTTATAAACTTAAGTGATATAGGACCAGAAAATGTTATAATAACCAGTGTTCCTTTATACGACAATATAATAGCCACAGTTTCATACAATAAAGTAAAGAATGAATTTTATATAACAAAAACAGAGAAATTAAATGTAAATTATCCTGGGACAGGAGATGCTTTTACCAGTGTAGTTGTAGGAAGTTTATTAAAAGGTGAAAACATAAAAACTGCTGTAGATAAGGCTGTTGATTTTATAAAGTATGGTATAGAAATAAGTTTAAAATACGATTACAATCAAAGGGATGGTATTTTATTAGAAAAAGCTTTAAAAAAGTTAATATAA
- a CDS encoding tetratricopeptide repeat protein has translation MNKSKKNIIIGATIIILVILGSFGSYKYTKYKDYKALLNKAEAYMEIENYDKAIENYEKTLDYKNNKDIVDKINLAKEIKESKANYEKAMELYNKKDYLAALESFKKVSKRDSKRFSLAQDKIKECIKIYVNENLDKAKALAKDKKYKEAYDYLDKVLSIDKENVVAKNLKDQYIKEEKKQQEEIKKAGEEAKKVEEEQKKQAEEEKKIKEENKNLQGQVTTKKKAEEIVKNKIGTGNNNIKAICEREEVRQGVSYYLVHVYEIVEDHTATMGWYYVRKDNGQVFLWDLASDILKPI, from the coding sequence ATGAACAAATCTAAAAAAAATATTATAATAGGTGCTACTATAATAATTTTAGTTATACTAGGGAGCTTTGGAAGTTATAAGTATACAAAGTACAAAGATTATAAAGCTCTATTAAATAAGGCAGAAGCTTATATGGAGATAGAAAATTATGATAAGGCCATAGAAAATTATGAAAAAACCTTAGATTATAAAAATAATAAGGATATTGTAGATAAAATAAATTTAGCTAAAGAAATAAAAGAATCTAAAGCAAATTATGAAAAAGCTATGGAATTATATAATAAAAAAGATTATCTAGCTGCTTTAGAATCATTTAAAAAAGTATCTAAAAGAGATAGTAAAAGATTTAGTTTAGCCCAAGATAAAATAAAGGAATGTATAAAGATTTATGTAAATGAAAACTTAGATAAAGCAAAAGCTTTAGCAAAAGATAAAAAATATAAAGAAGCCTATGATTATTTAGATAAAGTATTATCTATAGATAAAGAAAATGTAGTGGCTAAAAATTTAAAAGATCAGTATATAAAAGAAGAGAAAAAGCAGCAAGAAGAAATAAAAAAGGCAGGAGAAGAAGCAAAAAAAGTAGAAGAGGAGCAAAAAAAGCAAGCTGAAGAAGAGAAGAAAATAAAAGAGGAAAATAAAAACTTACAAGGACAGGTAACTACAAAAAAGAAGGCAGAAGAAATAGTAAAAAATAAAATAGGAACTGGCAATAATAATATTAAAGCTATTTGTGAAAGAGAAGAGGTTAGACAAGGGGTATCATATTATTTAGTCCATGTATATGAAATTGTTGAGGATCATACAGCAACAATGGGTTGGTATTATGTAAGAAAAGATAACGGACAAGTGTTTTTATGGGATTTAGCATCTGATATATTAAAACCGATCTAA